One Coffea arabica cultivar ET-39 chromosome 5e, Coffea Arabica ET-39 HiFi, whole genome shotgun sequence DNA segment encodes these proteins:
- the LOC113688059 gene encoding dirigent protein 22-like codes for MASNSIKLYLLLILALVTCSKAELGELKETSMTIYFQDQYGGPNATVAQILPENPDGHLSFKKFGAIFCTDDLVTEGFDVSSTQVARAQGVYITSALDGSNTHVLVSIVFNNGEFKGSTLEVQGASAQFERVREVAVVGGTGKFRFARGYVTFETIHINSAANLAVIQCNITVLHY; via the coding sequence ATGGCTTCAAACTCAATCAAACTCTATTTGCTGTTGATCCTTGCTTTAGTCACATGCTCAAAAGCTGAATTAGGAGAGCTCAAGGAAACAAGCATGACCATATATTTCCAAGATCAATATGGAGGGCCAAATGCCACTGTAGCCCAAATCCTACCGGAAAATCCAGACGGCCATCTTAGTTTCAAAAAGTTTGGGGCCATTTTTTGCACCGACGATCTCGTAACAGAAGGCTTTGATGTAAGTTCAACCCAGGTTGCAAGGGCCCAAGGTGTGTATATAACCTCAGCATTAGATGGTTCTAATACTCATGTTCTGGTATCAATTGTcttcaataatggtgaattcaagGGCAGCACATTGGAGGTACAAGGTGCTAGTGCTCAGTTTGAGAGGGTGAGGGAGGTGGCCGTTGTCGGCGGCACCGGAAAATTCCGGTTTGCTCGTGGATATGTTACTTTTGAGACTATTCACATCAACTCAGCAGCTAACCTTGCAGTTATTCAGTGCAACATCACAGTGTTACATTACTAA
- the LOC113688389 gene encoding uncharacterized protein, with the protein MIQLFFTVIFCEMAVILLLLFKTPLRKLEIMTLDRVKRGSGPLVVKSVGATVLVMMTYSVYTIRELNSRPVESFNPTDQVLLAYEVLDTSLMGFSLFLALMIDRLHHYIRELRILRKTMEAAKKQSREVDEGKKANGAELNALKEEVSAMKTKINILESECKAKEKELKAAESNSESLKKQSEGLLLEYDRLLEDNQSLRSQLHSLDQSLANSDGKKNM; encoded by the exons atgatacaACTGTTTTTCACTGTGATATTCTGTGAAATGGCAGTGATTTTGCTGCTATTGTTCAAAACCCCCTTGAGGAAGCTTGAAATCATGACTCTTGATCGAGTGAAGCGTGGAAGTGGACCTCTTGTTGTCAAATCTGTGGGTGCTACAGTTTTGGTGATGATGACTTATTCAGTATACACGATTCGAGAACTCAATTCTCGACCCGTTGAGTCCTTCAACCCAACTGATCAAGTGCTCTTGGCTTATGAAGTTTTAGATACTTCACTTATGG GATTCTCGCTGTTTCTTGCGCTCATGATAGACAGGCTACACCATTACATTCGCGAGCTTCGTATTCTCAGAAAGACCATGGAGGCTGCTAAAAAACAAAGCAGAGAAGTTGATGAGGGCAAAAAGGCAAATGGAGCAGAGCTCAATGCCTTAAAGGAGGAGGTTTCTGCTATGAAGACAAAGATTAATATTCTGGAATCTGAGTGCAAGGCCAAAGAGAAAGAGTTGAAAGCGGCAGAAAGCAATTCTGAGTCTCTTAAAAAGCAATCTGAAGGTTTACTTCTTGAATATGACCGCTTGCTGGAGGACAATCAAAGTCTCAGGAGCCAATTGCATTCACTTGATCAGAGCTTGGCCAATTCTGATGGCAAAAAGAACATGTAG